The Streptomyces sp. HUAS MG91 sequence GCCCGCCGCCGCCCGTCCCGGCCCGGCAGGCCGACCGGCGCGCGGGCGTCTGGGCCGCCACCCTGCTCGCCGCCCTCGTCGTCGGCGGCGGCGCCGCGGCCGGTGTGCTGCTGCTCCGGGACCGGGGCGACGGCACCGACGACGCCAAGGACAACGCGCCGGTCGCCGCGCAGACGGAACAGACGGCACAGACCGCGCCGGGCGGCGGCACCGGCACGTCCCCGGCACCGTCCGCGCCGCCCACGCCGACCCCGGGCCAGGACACCGCCGTGCCCTCGGCGACGCCCGCGGTCCCCGCGGGCTACCGCCAGGTCGTCGACCCGCAGGGCTTCGCCTTCACCGTGCCCGGCGCCTGGAGCCGGACCGGCGTCAAGAACGGCAGCCAGATCACCTACTCGGGCGGCACCGGCCAGGAGAAGTACCTCGTCGGAGTGATCCCGATGGCGCCCTACACCTCGTACGAGAACTTCCAGAACCTGGAGAGGCACGCCGAGGACGACCCGAAGAAGTCGGGGTACCAGCGGATCCGGCTGGAGCGGAACACCTTCCAGGGCCGGCCGGGCGCCCTGTGGGAGTACACGTACCAGGACGGCACCGGGCGGACCGTCCACGGCATCGACCAGTCGTACATCGCCGCCGACGGCACCGAGTACGCCATCTTCCTCACCGGCGCCGACGCCGACTGGTCCGGGCTGCGCGAGACCTACCGGATCGGGCTCGACTCCTGGCGGCTCACCGACACGGAGTGAACGGCGACGGCGCGGCGGGCTCACCGAGTTCGCGGCGCATGCCACCGCCCCGCGGACCCGGATCGCGGGGCTCGCGCACCCCCGCGCCACCGCCGCCCTCGCCCTCCCCGAAGTCGAACCAGACCGTGACGGCGGCGTCCCGGGGGATCTCCGCACCGGGCGGCGGGTACTGGCGCACCACATGGTCCACGGCGGCCTCGGCGAGCGCGGGCCGGTCCGCGGGGACCAGCCGCAGACCGAACGCCAGCACCGCGGCCTGCGCGTCGACCGCCATCAGGCCGACGAGCGCGGGCACGTGCACTTCCGGTGGGCCGGGTGTGCTGGGCGTATCGGGTGTATCGGGCGTCTTCGGCACAGATGTCACCCCCAGGCGGTACCGGCAGGGTAGACCGCCCCACCGCCGCCAGGAAGGCCGCGGACGCCC is a genomic window containing:
- a CDS encoding PASTA domain-containing protein, with the protein product MPALVGLMAVDAQAAVLAFGLRLVPADRPALAEAAVDHVVRQYPPPGAEIPRDAAVTVWFDFGEGEGGGGAGVREPRDPGPRGGGMRRELGEPAAPSPFTPCR